A stretch of DNA from Streptococcus sp. NPS 308:
TCTATTCCAGCCCTTGTGAAACATCTCTCAGATCAGGAAATGATGATCCAGTCTATCATTGAGAATCTGCAGAGAGAAAACTTAAATCCAGTTGAAGAGGCACGCGCCTACGAATCTTTGGTAGAAAAAGGATTTACTCATACTGAGATAGCGGATAAAATGGGAAAATCTCGTCCTTATATCACTAATTTTATTCGTTTGCTTTCCCTACCAGAGCATATCTTATCTGAAGTGGAAAATGGAAAAATCTCTCAAGCTCATGCACGTTCACTAGTTGGTTTGGATAAAGAGCAGCAAGAATATTTCTTCCAATTAATCAAAAACGAAGACATCTCTGTGAGAAAACTAGAAACACTGCTGACAGAAAAAAAACAAAAGAAACAGAAAAAAAGTGACTCTTTCATCAAA
This window harbors:
- a CDS encoding ParB/RepB/Spo0J family partition protein, which encodes MEKFEMISISEIQKNPYQPRKEFDADKLKELAQSIKENGLIQPIIVRQSPVIGYEILAGERRYRASLLAGLTSIPALVKHLSDQEMMIQSIIENLQRENLNPVEEARAYESLVEKGFTHTEIADKMGKSRPYITNFIRLLSLPEHILSEVENGKISQAHARSLVGLDKEQQEYFFQLIKNEDISVRKLETLLTEKKQKKQKKSDSFIKDEEDKLKKLLGVNVEIKLSKKDTGKIVISFSSQEEYDRIINSLK